The Flavobacterium commune genome contains a region encoding:
- a CDS encoding efflux RND transporter periplasmic adaptor subunit → MSNFKKSFFLSILSLFVLVSCGDKNKTKINSIKTVPVYKVTLKDTIVSNRFVADVHAKNNVEIHVRIPGLLEKVYVSEGQKVKKGQLLFKISDVELQIQLLKAQAVYKSAMADLRIATVEREQAQTLFNKKVIANNELELAKAKYEAAAAKVAHAAAEKKAIDQQIGFTTIRAPFDGTVDRIPFKEGSLVENGSLLTTVSQLDDVYAYFSIPENTYFQMITNKSLNAKGDIELVLPNGVVYNQKGELRTADGDIDRQTGSIQYKAKFHNPQGFIKHGTSGKLIISEPKNNAIVIPQKAVFSIQDKQFVFLVDKEGIVKMTNITIGSTLDDVYILNKGLKNNDLIVQEGIQSLRDGDKINIKETKVANL, encoded by the coding sequence ATGAGCAATTTTAAAAAATCATTTTTTCTGTCTATTTTATCATTATTCGTTTTAGTCTCGTGTGGAGATAAAAACAAAACAAAAATCAATAGTATAAAAACGGTACCAGTATATAAAGTTACATTAAAAGATACCATTGTCTCCAACCGATTTGTTGCCGATGTACATGCCAAAAATAATGTCGAAATTCATGTTCGAATTCCGGGATTGTTGGAAAAAGTATATGTAAGTGAAGGACAAAAAGTAAAAAAAGGCCAACTGTTATTTAAAATAAGTGATGTAGAACTTCAAATACAATTGCTAAAAGCACAAGCTGTTTACAAAAGTGCTATGGCCGATTTAAGAATAGCCACTGTTGAGCGAGAACAAGCTCAAACTCTTTTCAATAAAAAAGTAATTGCCAATAACGAATTAGAATTGGCTAAAGCAAAATATGAAGCGGCAGCTGCCAAAGTTGCTCACGCTGCTGCCGAGAAAAAAGCGATTGATCAACAAATAGGTTTTACGACAATTCGTGCGCCATTTGACGGCACAGTAGATCGTATTCCGTTTAAAGAAGGAAGTTTAGTCGAAAATGGTTCGCTTTTAACAACGGTTTCTCAACTGGATGATGTATATGCCTATTTCTCAATTCCTGAGAACACCTATTTCCAAATGATAACAAACAAGAGCCTGAATGCGAAAGGTGATATCGAATTAGTTTTACCAAATGGTGTTGTTTACAATCAAAAAGGAGAACTTAGAACTGCCGATGGAGATATAGACAGACAAACAGGTTCTATTCAATACAAAGCTAAATTTCACAACCCACAAGGTTTTATCAAACACGGAACTTCTGGAAAACTAATAATTTCAGAGCCAAAAAATAATGCAATTGTCATTCCCCAAAAAGCTGTTTTTTCTATTCAGGACAAACAATTTGTATTTCTGGTGGATAAAGAAGGCATTGTAAAAATGACTAACATCACTATCGGAAGTACTCTTGATGATGTATATATATTGAATAAAGGTTTGAAAAATAATGATTTAATTGTTCAGGAAGGTATTCAGTCCTTACGCGACGGCGACAAAATCAATATTAAAGAAACGAAAGTTGCAAACCTGTAA
- a CDS encoding APC family permease, whose amino-acid sequence MTHKEEEFKRTIGVIGLSANIMNVIIGAGIFALPAIVAASMGASSIIAYVFCGILMALIMLCFAEAASKVTQTGGVYSYIETAFGPYAGFLAGIFTVGGTLLADAAVSNALVNVLSSTHPVFQEEWMRILCLTTVFWGLASINVIGVKQGIGLVKINTVAKLIPLLLLVIFGWEAVAVNNLTIESFPDIQQLGKTSLVLFFAFQGCESGIVVSGEVINPKRTIPKAIFISISAIVVLYMLIQTVAQGVLGNQLPQFTATPLAATANVIFGPIGFVILTVGAGISMFGFLSGDILNNPRTLYALARDKVIPINALAKIHPSFSTPYLSIIVYALLGFLIAVTGSFESLVVIASSSVLIVYLGVVFSVIKLRYSRETKADEFTIPGGLTVPILSIVIILYFLSNLAQNEIIGTLIAIGILSIIYALIRFSKKKIS is encoded by the coding sequence ATGACCCATAAAGAAGAAGAGTTCAAACGAACCATAGGCGTAATCGGTTTATCAGCTAATATTATGAATGTAATCATTGGTGCCGGAATTTTTGCTCTTCCTGCCATTGTTGCAGCATCCATGGGAGCTTCAAGCATTATTGCTTATGTTTTTTGCGGAATTTTAATGGCACTTATCATGCTCTGTTTTGCCGAAGCAGCCAGTAAGGTAACCCAAACAGGCGGAGTTTACTCCTATATCGAAACTGCTTTTGGTCCTTATGCCGGTTTCCTGGCGGGAATTTTTACCGTTGGCGGTACGCTTCTTGCTGATGCTGCCGTTTCTAATGCTTTGGTAAATGTATTGAGTTCGACGCATCCTGTTTTTCAGGAAGAATGGATGCGAATACTATGCTTAACTACTGTTTTTTGGGGTCTGGCATCTATTAATGTTATTGGTGTAAAACAAGGTATTGGTTTGGTAAAAATTAATACCGTTGCTAAGTTAATTCCGTTATTATTACTCGTTATTTTTGGATGGGAAGCGGTTGCTGTCAACAATCTCACTATCGAAAGTTTTCCCGATATTCAACAACTAGGCAAAACTTCTCTGGTTTTATTTTTTGCATTTCAGGGTTGCGAATCCGGAATTGTGGTTTCGGGAGAAGTTATTAATCCTAAACGCACTATTCCCAAAGCAATTTTTATTAGTATTTCGGCAATCGTAGTACTCTATATGCTAATCCAAACCGTGGCTCAGGGAGTTCTAGGAAACCAATTACCACAATTTACCGCTACTCCACTTGCCGCAACCGCCAACGTGATTTTTGGACCAATCGGTTTTGTGATTCTAACTGTTGGAGCTGGGATATCGATGTTCGGATTTTTAAGCGGTGATATATTAAACAATCCCAGAACATTGTACGCACTGGCTCGTGACAAAGTAATTCCAATAAATGCCTTAGCCAAAATCCATCCATCATTTTCAACTCCCTATCTATCCATTATTGTTTATGCTTTACTTGGATTTTTAATTGCAGTAACCGGAAGTTTTGAAAGTTTAGTAGTAATTGCAAGCAGTTCAGTATTAATAGTTTATTTAGGAGTGGTGTTTTCGGTAATAAAATTGCGCTATTCCCGAGAAACAAAAGCAGACGAATTTACAATTCCGGGTGGATTAACAGTTCCAATTCTTTCCATCGTTATTATTCTTTATTTTTTATCCAATTTGGCTCAAAATGAAATCATTGGAACACTGATTGCAATTGGAATTTTATCGATCATTTATGCTTTAATCCGTTTTTCGAAGAAAAAAATAAGCTAG
- a CDS encoding acetylxylan esterase, with protein MKLLSYFSLFLVLLTAKTNAQNTPAPIKLVQIMLTADYPDWNYKLNEEATIKVSVLKYGSPVENVEIEYQYGPEQLNPEKKGTLALANGVGEINIGTMNIPGFRQLRVQTKIDGYVYKNEINVGFAPFEIKPTVNLPKDFDAFWEKAKAENSKIPMDAVVNHKSELSTANVDVYLVRLQNYKLGQYFYGYLSKPKDDKKHPVLFNPPGAGVKKIVPVTTYAEKGFISFTTEIHGVSPEINDADFESTRAKLKDYWAIHLDDKNNYYYKKVYLDGVRAIDFLTSLPEFDQKNIVVTGGSQGGALTIVAAGIDKRVNYIASFYPALSDNTGYLNNRSAGWPFMFSDKYQNNTPEKIKTMEYYDVVNFARKISIPGFYSTGYNDNTCSPTSTLSAFNSVKASKEIVITPISAHWRFAETDDKSIQWLQEKCGIE; from the coding sequence ATGAAACTACTCTCCTATTTTTCATTATTCCTTGTCCTTTTGACCGCTAAAACTAACGCTCAAAACACTCCAGCTCCGATAAAACTGGTTCAAATTATGCTAACCGCCGATTATCCCGATTGGAATTACAAACTCAATGAAGAAGCTACAATAAAAGTTAGCGTACTTAAGTATGGTTCGCCAGTTGAGAATGTAGAAATCGAATACCAATACGGTCCGGAACAATTAAATCCGGAAAAAAAAGGAACACTTGCATTAGCAAATGGTGTTGGCGAAATCAACATTGGAACAATGAATATTCCCGGTTTTCGTCAATTAAGAGTACAGACAAAAATTGATGGTTATGTGTATAAAAATGAAATTAATGTGGGTTTTGCTCCTTTTGAAATCAAACCCACAGTCAATTTACCAAAGGATTTTGATGCTTTTTGGGAAAAGGCAAAAGCCGAAAACAGCAAAATCCCGATGGATGCTGTAGTTAATCACAAATCGGAATTATCTACTGCAAATGTCGATGTTTATTTGGTTCGCTTACAAAACTATAAATTAGGTCAATACTTTTATGGGTATTTGAGTAAACCTAAAGACGATAAAAAACATCCCGTTTTATTCAATCCACCGGGTGCGGGAGTAAAAAAAATAGTTCCTGTAACTACTTATGCCGAAAAAGGTTTTATCAGTTTCACAACCGAAATTCATGGTGTTTCCCCTGAAATTAACGATGCTGATTTTGAATCCACAAGAGCAAAACTAAAAGATTATTGGGCTATTCATTTAGATGACAAAAACAATTATTATTATAAAAAAGTGTATTTAGATGGTGTTCGCGCTATAGATTTTTTAACCAGTCTTCCAGAATTTGATCAAAAAAATATAGTAGTTACCGGTGGAAGTCAGGGTGGTGCATTAACTATTGTGGCTGCCGGAATTGACAAAAGAGTGAATTATATTGCTTCATTTTATCCTGCTTTAAGCGATAATACAGGTTATTTAAACAACAGATCGGCCGGATGGCCTTTTATGTTTAGTGATAAATACCAAAACAATACCCCTGAAAAAATAAAAACAATGGAATATTATGATGTGGTAAATTTTGCCCGAAAAATTAGTATTCCCGGTTTTTATTCTACCGGATATAATGACAATACCTGCTCTCCTACTTCTACTCTTTCGGCGTTTAATTCCGTAAAAGCATCTAAAGAAATTGTAATTACTCCTATTTCGGCGCATTGGAGATTTGCTGAAACAGATGACAAATCAATCCAATGGTTACAAGAAAAATGCGGAATTGAATAA
- the lpdA gene encoding dihydrolipoyl dehydrogenase — protein MNSFDVVVIGSGPGGYVSAIRCAQLGFKTAIIEKYSTLGGTCLNVGCIPSKALLSSSHHYAEIAHFADHGIEVSGEVKVNLEKMIARKKAVVDQTSGGINYLMDKNNITVFNGLGSFVDATHVAVAKADGTSETIEAKHTIIATGSKPSSLPFIKIDKERIITSTEALSLTEVPKHLVIIGGGVIGIELGQVYLRLGAQVSVVEFMDRIIPGMDGALSKELTKVLKKQGMKFYTSHKVQSVERVGDVVTVKAENAKGEVITLEGDYSLVSVGRRPYTDGLNAEAAGVKISERGQVEVNDHLQTSASNIYAIGDVVRGAMLAHKAEEEGTMVAEILAGQKPHIDYNLIPGVVYTWPEVAAVGQTEEQLKAAGVAYKSGSFPFKALGRARASADLDGFVKILADAKTDEVLGVHMIGARTADLIAEAVVAMEYKASAEDISRMSHAHPTFAEAVKEAALAATENRAIHV, from the coding sequence ATGAATTCATTTGACGTAGTCGTTATAGGTTCTGGACCTGGAGGATATGTATCAGCGATTCGTTGTGCGCAACTAGGCTTCAAAACAGCTATTATCGAAAAATATTCCACATTGGGAGGAACTTGTCTTAATGTAGGATGTATTCCTTCAAAAGCCTTGTTGTCTTCTTCTCACCATTATGCTGAAATTGCTCATTTTGCTGATCACGGAATCGAGGTTTCCGGAGAAGTAAAAGTTAATTTAGAGAAAATGATTGCCCGTAAAAAAGCAGTTGTAGATCAAACTTCCGGTGGAATCAACTACCTGATGGATAAAAATAATATTACTGTTTTTAATGGTTTAGGTTCTTTTGTTGATGCAACTCATGTGGCTGTTGCAAAAGCTGACGGAACTTCTGAAACTATTGAAGCTAAACATACAATTATTGCTACTGGTTCTAAACCATCTTCTTTACCATTTATTAAAATTGATAAAGAAAGAATCATCACTTCTACTGAGGCTTTAAGTTTAACTGAAGTGCCTAAACACCTTGTAATTATTGGTGGTGGGGTTATTGGTATCGAATTAGGTCAGGTGTATTTACGTTTAGGAGCTCAGGTTTCTGTAGTGGAATTCATGGACAGAATTATTCCGGGAATGGACGGTGCTTTGTCTAAAGAGTTGACAAAAGTATTGAAAAAACAAGGAATGAAATTCTATACTTCTCACAAAGTACAATCAGTTGAAAGAGTTGGTGATGTAGTTACTGTGAAAGCAGAAAATGCAAAAGGTGAAGTAATTACTTTAGAAGGAGATTATTCATTAGTGTCTGTGGGTCGTCGTCCTTACACAGATGGATTGAACGCTGAAGCTGCTGGAGTTAAAATCTCTGAAAGAGGTCAGGTTGAAGTAAACGATCATTTACAAACTTCTGCTTCTAATATTTATGCTATTGGTGATGTAGTACGTGGTGCAATGTTAGCTCATAAAGCAGAAGAAGAAGGAACGATGGTTGCTGAAATATTAGCGGGTCAAAAACCACATATCGATTATAACTTAATTCCGGGAGTGGTTTATACTTGGCCGGAAGTTGCAGCTGTTGGACAAACAGAAGAGCAATTAAAAGCGGCTGGAGTAGCTTATAAATCAGGAAGTTTCCCATTTAAAGCATTAGGACGTGCAAGAGCAAGTGCTGATTTAGATGGTTTTGTAAAAATCCTTGCTGATGCTAAAACAGATGAAGTTCTTGGAGTTCACATGATTGGTGCCAGAACTGCTGATTTAATCGCAGAAGCTGTAGTTGCAATGGAATACAAAGCTTCTGCTGAAGATATTTCAAGAATGTCACACGCTCACCCTACATTTGCGGAAGCGGTAAAAGAAGCAGCATTAGCAGCAACTGAAAACAGAGCGATACACGTTTAG
- a CDS encoding rhamnogalacturonidase: MKKICLLIIALLAIVPQTFSQKNNKNVFPDGTKMSDWFLDATKINPSDLGKFYTVTDYGTLNDSTIVQTKAIQKTIDEAYRNGGGVVVIPKGTFMSGALFFHPNTHLHVSEGAILKGSDNIIDYPIMPSRIEGQSIEYFPALVNAYGNNGFTITGKGAIDGNGLKYWEAFWQRRKENPNCTNLEVSRPRLVFIWKCDNVQVQDVKLRNSGFWTSHYYQCNNVKVLDVRITSPHAPVKAPSTDAIDIDICKNMLIKGCYMAVNDDAIALKGGKGPWADKDASNGGNENIIIENCDFGFCHGALTSGSEAIHNKNILVRNCTVNNAIRLLWLKMRPDTPQRYEYITVENITGYAKSMIYVKPWTQFFDLKGRKDVPLSYCDNITMRNIDIKCDVFYDMKITEYDKLTNFTFENLKVEAKNDDMDKSIIKGLKLKNVVVNNKVIK, encoded by the coding sequence ATGAAAAAAATCTGTTTATTGATTATTGCCTTATTGGCAATTGTACCACAAACATTTTCGCAAAAAAACAACAAAAATGTTTTCCCTGACGGAACTAAAATGTCCGACTGGTTTTTAGATGCTACAAAAATAAACCCAAGTGATTTAGGTAAATTTTATACCGTAACCGATTATGGCACCCTAAACGACAGTACAATTGTACAAACTAAAGCCATCCAAAAAACAATTGATGAAGCGTATCGTAACGGTGGTGGAGTTGTAGTAATCCCAAAAGGAACTTTCATGAGCGGGGCTTTGTTTTTTCATCCTAACACCCATTTACATGTTTCAGAAGGAGCTATTTTAAAAGGTTCTGATAATATTATTGATTACCCTATAATGCCTTCCAGAATAGAAGGACAAAGTATTGAATATTTTCCTGCCTTAGTTAATGCTTATGGTAACAATGGTTTTACTATTACTGGTAAAGGGGCTATTGATGGAAATGGTTTGAAATACTGGGAAGCTTTTTGGCAAAGAAGAAAAGAAAATCCGAACTGCACCAATCTTGAGGTTTCCAGACCCCGTTTAGTATTTATCTGGAAGTGCGACAATGTTCAGGTACAGGACGTAAAATTGCGCAACTCCGGATTCTGGACCAGCCACTACTATCAGTGCAATAATGTAAAAGTGCTTGATGTACGCATCACTTCTCCTCATGCACCTGTAAAAGCGCCAAGTACAGATGCTATCGATATTGACATTTGCAAAAACATGTTAATTAAAGGTTGCTATATGGCTGTAAATGATGATGCTATTGCATTAAAAGGCGGAAAAGGTCCATGGGCTGACAAAGATGCCAGCAATGGAGGAAACGAAAATATTATTATTGAAAACTGTGACTTCGGATTCTGTCACGGGGCACTAACAAGCGGTAGTGAAGCTATTCATAACAAAAACATCTTAGTGCGCAACTGTACTGTTAACAATGCAATACGTCTTTTGTGGCTTAAAATGCGTCCAGACACACCTCAAAGATACGAGTACATTACTGTTGAAAACATTACTGGTTATGCTAAAAGTATGATTTATGTAAAACCCTGGACTCAGTTTTTTGATTTAAAAGGAAGAAAAGATGTTCCGCTATCGTATTGTGATAATATTACCATGAGAAATATAGACATCAAATGTGATGTTTTTTACGATATGAAAATTACAGAATATGATAAGTTAACCAACTTTACTTTTGAAAATTTAAAAGTAGAAGCTAAAAATGATGACATGGATAAAAGTATCATTAAAGGTTTAAAACTTAAAAACGTAGTTGTTAATAATAAAGTAATTAAATAA